The following proteins are encoded in a genomic region of Amycolatopsis sulphurea:
- a CDS encoding glycosyl transferase — protein MSLFRPAVRTEPIPAAAPRMRRSWADAGIVGGYLLFSIVLFGGLWVNLGQGYLWNSASDQNLWEWFFSVTAHSVAHLENPLTTELQNFPLGVNMMANTAMLGVSIPLTPLTLLFGPTFTWAVVLTGSLAGSAAAWYWVFSRHLVRSRAAAAIGGAVAGFAPSMISHANAHPNFVAWFVLPFLALKVIHLARGHRPVRNGSWLGVLTAYQIFLGEELLLIFVLGFAVFAIAYCVSRRREVRAMLRPLAVGGGIALLVTLVLAGFPLWWQFFGPQSYAGLAHGEVGNDTAAFTRFATQSVAGQPEAAAAVSMNRTEENAFFGWPLIVLMIVVTIWLWREAVARSLAISMFLMAWLSLGSGITVVQKDTGVAGPWRLLADLPLLDTLLATRLALACVPAVAALLAIATDRVFAFRPAPDARPLPVRLLWLGAVAAVLLPIAPIQLVVHNRPVTPAFFADGTWRGYVAPGGTVVPVPLASSGESEPLHWQVEAGLEFAMPEGYFVGPSGPDDRRGRYGAYQRPTSLLFDRVRDSGQVQGVTEAARNQAIADLRYWHASVLVLSPRDHADAYRATVDLLLRKPGRYIDGVWVWDVRALTTGS, from the coding sequence GTGAGCCTGTTCCGCCCGGCGGTGCGGACCGAGCCGATCCCCGCCGCCGCACCGCGGATGCGCCGGTCCTGGGCAGACGCCGGCATCGTCGGCGGCTATCTGCTGTTCTCGATCGTGTTGTTCGGCGGGCTGTGGGTGAACCTCGGCCAGGGCTATCTGTGGAACAGCGCCTCGGACCAGAACCTGTGGGAGTGGTTCTTCTCGGTCACCGCGCATTCCGTGGCGCACCTGGAGAATCCGCTCACCACCGAGCTGCAGAACTTCCCGCTCGGCGTGAACATGATGGCCAACACGGCCATGCTCGGCGTCTCGATCCCGCTCACCCCCCTCACGCTGCTGTTCGGGCCTACGTTCACCTGGGCCGTCGTGCTGACCGGCAGCCTGGCCGGCAGCGCGGCCGCCTGGTACTGGGTGTTCTCCCGGCACCTCGTCCGGTCTCGCGCCGCCGCCGCGATCGGCGGGGCGGTCGCCGGGTTCGCGCCGTCGATGATCTCCCACGCCAACGCGCACCCGAACTTCGTCGCCTGGTTCGTGCTGCCCTTCCTGGCGCTCAAGGTGATCCACCTGGCCCGCGGCCACCGCCCGGTGCGCAACGGGAGCTGGCTCGGCGTGCTGACCGCCTACCAGATCTTCCTCGGCGAGGAACTACTGCTGATCTTCGTGCTGGGCTTCGCCGTCTTCGCGATCGCCTACTGCGTGTCCCGGCGGCGGGAGGTCCGGGCGATGCTGCGGCCGCTCGCGGTGGGCGGCGGGATCGCGCTGCTGGTCACGCTGGTGCTCGCCGGGTTCCCGTTGTGGTGGCAGTTCTTCGGCCCGCAGAGCTACGCCGGGTTGGCGCACGGGGAGGTCGGCAACGACACGGCCGCGTTCACCCGGTTCGCCACCCAGTCGGTCGCCGGGCAGCCCGAGGCGGCCGCCGCCGTGTCGATGAACCGCACCGAGGAGAACGCGTTCTTCGGCTGGCCGCTGATCGTGCTGATGATCGTGGTGACGATCTGGCTGTGGCGCGAGGCCGTCGCGCGTTCGCTGGCGATCTCGATGTTCCTGATGGCCTGGCTTTCCCTCGGCTCCGGCATCACCGTGGTCCAGAAGGACACCGGCGTCGCGGGGCCGTGGCGGCTGCTGGCGGACCTGCCGTTGCTCGATACCTTGCTGGCCACCCGGCTGGCCTTGGCGTGCGTGCCCGCGGTCGCCGCGTTGCTGGCCATCGCCACCGACCGGGTGTTCGCCTTCCGGCCCGCCCCGGATGCCCGCCCGCTGCCAGTGCGGTTGCTCTGGCTGGGCGCGGTGGCCGCGGTGCTGCTGCCGATCGCGCCGATTCAGCTCGTCGTGCACAACCGGCCGGTGACCCCGGCGTTCTTCGCGGACGGCACCTGGCGTGGCTACGTTGCCCCGGGTGGCACGGTGGTGCCGGTGCCACTGGCCAGCTCGGGCGAGTCCGAACCACTGCACTGGCAGGTCGAGGCCGGGCTTGAGTTCGCCATGCCGGAGGGATATTTCGTCGGCCCGAGCGGGCCGGACGATCGCCGTGGTCGCTACGGCGCCTACCAGCGGCCCACCTCGCTGCTGTTCGACCGGGTCCGCGATTCGGGGCAGGTACAGGGCGTCACCGAGGCCGCGCGGAACCAGGCGATCGCCGATCTGCGGTACTGGCACGCCTCCGTGCTGGTGCTGAGCCCACGCGACCACGCGGACGCCTACCGCGCCACCGTGGACCTGTTGCTGCGCAAGCCGGGCAGGTACATCGACGGTGTGTGGGTCTGGGACGTGCGGGCGCTCACCACCGGGAGCTGA
- a CDS encoding YdcF family protein, with the protein MSAAERTGPTGANWARRIVFGGVLVLVAVIAGTGFRVWQVARDNDSARADVIVVLGAAQYNGRPSEIFSARLEKARQLYAGGVAKTVITAGGKKAADNFTEAQAGARWLTRHGVPASATLPVGEGNDTLQSLRAVSVELTAHGWRSAVLVSDPWHSFRSRTMARDLGIDAWTSPTHSGPIVQERGTQIRYIFRETGALLFYELAKAPADDLFATMLG; encoded by the coding sequence ATGAGCGCGGCCGAACGGACTGGACCCACCGGGGCGAATTGGGCTCGCCGCATCGTTTTCGGCGGGGTTCTGGTGCTGGTGGCGGTCATCGCGGGGACCGGATTCCGCGTGTGGCAGGTGGCTCGGGACAACGACAGCGCGCGGGCCGACGTGATCGTCGTGCTGGGTGCCGCGCAGTACAACGGCAGGCCTTCGGAGATCTTCAGCGCTCGGCTGGAGAAGGCGCGGCAGCTGTATGCCGGAGGCGTGGCGAAGACCGTGATCACCGCCGGAGGCAAGAAGGCCGCCGACAACTTCACCGAGGCACAGGCGGGAGCGCGGTGGCTGACCCGCCACGGCGTGCCGGCTTCGGCGACCCTCCCGGTCGGCGAAGGCAACGACACGTTGCAGAGCCTGCGCGCGGTTTCCGTCGAGCTGACCGCGCACGGCTGGCGTTCCGCAGTGCTGGTGAGCGATCCGTGGCATTCGTTCCGCTCGCGCACGATGGCGCGGGACCTCGGGATCGACGCGTGGACCTCGCCGACGCACAGCGGCCCGATCGTGCAGGAGCGCGGCACGCAGATCCGCTACATCTTCCGCGAGACCGGCGCCCTGCTGTTCTACGAGCTGGCCAAGGCTCCCGCGGACGACCTGTTCGCCACGATGCTGGGCTGA
- a CDS encoding Fur family transcriptional regulator produces the protein MTMSRASKPAPVPGRRATRQRAAVVDLLTTVNDFRSAQELHDELRKRGDGIGLTTVYRTLQSLSEAGEIDVLRTDSGEAIYRLCSAHHHHHLVCRVCGRTVEVEGPAVERWAEKIAAEHGFSDISHTVEITGTCAEHAAG, from the coding sequence ATGACGATGTCCCGGGCCTCGAAACCCGCCCCGGTCCCCGGCCGCCGCGCCACTCGGCAGCGAGCGGCGGTGGTCGATCTGCTCACCACCGTCAACGATTTCCGCTCCGCCCAGGAACTCCACGACGAACTCCGCAAGCGCGGCGACGGCATCGGCCTGACCACGGTGTACCGCACCCTGCAGTCCTTGTCCGAGGCAGGCGAGATCGACGTCCTGCGCACCGACTCGGGCGAAGCGATCTACCGGCTGTGCTCCGCACACCACCACCATCACCTGGTGTGCCGCGTCTGCGGCCGCACCGTGGAGGTCGAAGGTCCGGCAGTGGAACGCTGGGCGGAGAAGATCGCCGCCGAACACGGCTTCAGCGACATCAGCCACACCGTGGAGATCACCGGCACCTGCGCGGAACACGCCGCAGGCTGA
- a CDS encoding deoxyguanosinetriphosphate triphosphohydrolase — translation MDEGYREHDRARVLAEAAKGAALAGARPDGRSAFARDRARVLHSAALRRLAGKTQVVGPGEGAEVSGAPRTRLTHSLEVAQIGRGIAEELGTDPDLADTAGLAHDIGHPPFGHNGEQALDLVAQPCGGFEGNAQTLRILTRLEPKVLAADGAPAGLNLTRACLDATTKYPWTRQAGNPKYGVYPDDRPVFDWLRAGAPGLRRCLEAQIMDWSDDVAYSVHDVEDGVLAGRIRLRVLADQEERAAVAEAAARHFSTLSVSTLEGAAKELLDLPVVAELVHAPPDGSLAAQVALKRLTSELVGRFASAAVTGTRSAYGEGPLTRYGARLAVPDQAAAEVALLKALALRYVMSDRRRLALQDGQRELITELVAALCRRAPEALDPLYIPAWHGASDDAARLRVVVDQVASLTDAQAYEWHRWHTGRHGTPPTGG, via the coding sequence GTGGACGAGGGTTACCGCGAGCACGACCGCGCCCGGGTGCTGGCCGAGGCGGCCAAGGGCGCGGCGCTCGCCGGTGCGCGCCCGGACGGGCGCAGCGCGTTCGCCCGGGATCGCGCGCGGGTGCTGCATTCGGCGGCGCTGCGGCGGCTGGCGGGCAAGACGCAGGTGGTCGGCCCGGGGGAGGGGGCCGAGGTCAGCGGCGCTCCGCGGACCCGGCTCACGCATTCGCTGGAGGTCGCGCAGATCGGCCGGGGCATCGCCGAGGAGCTGGGCACCGATCCGGATCTGGCCGACACCGCCGGGCTGGCGCACGACATCGGGCACCCGCCGTTCGGGCACAACGGGGAGCAGGCGCTGGACCTGGTCGCGCAGCCCTGCGGCGGGTTCGAGGGCAACGCGCAGACGTTGCGGATCCTCACCCGGCTGGAGCCGAAGGTGCTGGCCGCCGACGGCGCCCCGGCCGGGCTCAACCTCACCCGCGCCTGCCTCGACGCCACCACGAAGTACCCGTGGACCCGCCAGGCGGGCAACCCGAAATACGGCGTCTACCCGGACGATCGGCCGGTGTTCGACTGGCTCCGGGCGGGTGCCCCCGGCCTGCGCCGCTGCCTGGAGGCGCAGATCATGGACTGGTCCGACGACGTGGCGTATTCCGTGCACGACGTCGAGGACGGCGTGCTGGCCGGCCGGATCCGGCTGCGTGTGCTGGCCGACCAGGAGGAACGCGCCGCGGTCGCCGAGGCCGCGGCGCGGCATTTCTCCACCCTGTCGGTGTCCACTTTGGAGGGTGCGGCGAAGGAGCTGCTCGACCTGCCGGTGGTCGCGGAGCTGGTGCACGCGCCCCCGGACGGCTCACTGGCGGCGCAGGTGGCGCTGAAACGGCTGACGAGCGAGCTGGTCGGCCGGTTCGCCTCCGCCGCGGTCACCGGCACCCGCAGCGCGTACGGCGAGGGCCCGCTCACCCGCTACGGCGCGCGCCTGGCCGTGCCCGATCAGGCGGCTGCGGAGGTCGCCCTGCTGAAGGCGCTGGCCCTGCGGTACGTGATGAGCGACCGCCGCCGCCTCGCCCTGCAGGACGGCCAGCGCGAGCTGATCACGGAGCTGGTCGCCGCCCTGTGCCGCCGCGCGCCGGAAGCCCTGGATCCGCTGTACATCCCGGCCTGGCACGGCGCTTCGGACGATGCCGCCCGGTTGCGCGTGGTGGTCGACCAGGTCGCCTCGCTCACCGATGCCCAGGCCTACGAATGGCATCGCTGGCACACCGGGCGGCACGGGACTCCGCCGACCGGCGGGTGA
- a CDS encoding ABC transporter ATP-binding protein, with translation MENTDVVAAGAAVRMAGVHKHYGDVPAVAGVDLTIAPGEVVALLGPNGAGKSTAVDLILGLGDPDHGTVSIFGRKPGEAVRDGLIGAMLQNGTLLDDLTVRETVGLVGRLHRRPLPLGEALRQAGIEDLAGRRANKLSGGQKQRVRFAIALVSDPDLLVLDEPTAAMDVGSRREFWQSMYTFTETGRTVLFATHYLEEAEEFADRVVLMRAGRVVADGSVAQVRALAGGRTIRAVLPGATAQFLAALPAVTAHDLRGDRISLSSTDSDATLRALLTAAPAAREVEVGAVGLEGAFLSLTTDEPEGALR, from the coding sequence ATGGAAAACACCGATGTTGTCGCGGCCGGGGCCGCGGTCCGGATGGCCGGGGTGCACAAGCACTACGGCGACGTGCCCGCGGTGGCCGGGGTCGATCTGACCATCGCACCGGGTGAGGTGGTGGCGCTGCTCGGCCCGAACGGGGCGGGCAAGTCCACCGCCGTCGACCTGATCCTCGGCCTGGGCGACCCCGATCACGGGACCGTCTCGATCTTCGGCCGGAAGCCGGGCGAGGCGGTGCGGGACGGGTTGATCGGCGCGATGCTGCAGAACGGCACGCTGCTGGACGACCTGACCGTGCGGGAGACCGTCGGGCTGGTCGGGCGGCTGCACCGGCGGCCGCTGCCGCTCGGCGAGGCGCTGCGCCAAGCCGGGATCGAGGACCTCGCCGGACGCCGGGCGAACAAGCTCTCCGGTGGGCAGAAACAACGCGTCCGGTTCGCGATCGCGCTGGTCTCCGACCCCGACTTGCTGGTGCTCGACGAACCGACCGCGGCGATGGACGTCGGCAGCAGGCGCGAGTTCTGGCAGTCCATGTACACCTTCACCGAGACCGGGCGGACGGTGCTGTTCGCGACGCATTACCTCGAAGAGGCCGAAGAATTCGCCGATCGGGTGGTCTTGATGCGCGCCGGCCGGGTGGTCGCCGACGGGTCGGTGGCCCAGGTTCGTGCCCTGGCGGGCGGCCGCACCATCCGCGCGGTGCTGCCCGGCGCCACCGCGCAGTTCCTCGCCGCGCTGCCTGCGGTCACCGCGCACGACCTGCGTGGTGACCGGATCTCCTTGTCCAGCACCGATTCCGACGCGACGCTGCGGGCGCTGCTGACCGCCGCCCCGGCCGCCCGCGAGGTGGAGGTCGGCGCGGTCGGCCTCGAAGGCGCGTTCCTGTCGCTGACCACCGACGAGCCCGAAGGAGCCCTCCGATGA
- a CDS encoding sensor histidine kinase: MGPIDPRPRKARWPLFGALFLLPYLIPATRGLVEDHGPLLPRILTALLVYAYAACYMGFPLVFNRSRRVKFVFGGGMLLLGLVATVGFVSSPYILIYATATIAFVLPPAWALILDGAALGLVALVLLGTDQLSGDVGDLIAVVSITAAMFFMANLARAIRRLEQANREIAVLAVANERERVARDLHDLLGHSLTTITVKAGVARRVLETSADIPRAVQEIREVEGLTRTALSDVRATVSEYREVSLPAEVAGARAALRAAEIEADLPNAVDNVRAELQSTFGYVLREAITNVVRHSGAKRVCVRLGVDWLEIEDDGRGGEEAVAGNGLRGLSERVAAAGGTVCAQPRPGGGWRVRAEIPAPGGTAAAVRGETAGGWT, translated from the coding sequence ATGGGGCCGATCGACCCCCGCCCGCGCAAGGCCCGTTGGCCGCTGTTCGGCGCGCTGTTCCTGTTGCCCTACCTGATCCCGGCCACCCGGGGCCTGGTCGAGGACCACGGGCCGCTCCTGCCGCGGATCCTGACCGCGCTGCTGGTGTACGCCTACGCGGCCTGCTACATGGGGTTCCCGCTGGTGTTCAACCGCTCCCGCCGGGTCAAGTTCGTCTTCGGCGGCGGGATGCTGCTCCTCGGGCTGGTGGCCACGGTGGGGTTCGTGTCCAGCCCGTACATCCTGATCTACGCCACCGCGACGATCGCGTTCGTCCTGCCGCCGGCGTGGGCGCTGATCCTGGACGGGGCGGCTCTCGGGCTGGTCGCGCTGGTGCTGCTGGGCACCGACCAGCTCTCCGGCGACGTGGGCGACCTGATCGCGGTCGTCTCGATCACCGCGGCGATGTTCTTCATGGCGAACCTGGCCCGCGCGATCCGCAGGCTGGAGCAGGCGAACCGCGAGATCGCGGTGCTGGCCGTGGCGAACGAGCGCGAACGGGTGGCGCGCGACCTGCACGATCTGCTCGGGCACAGCCTGACCACGATCACCGTGAAGGCCGGGGTGGCACGCCGGGTGCTGGAGACCTCCGCCGACATTCCTCGTGCGGTGCAGGAGATCCGCGAGGTCGAAGGGCTCACCCGGACCGCGCTGAGCGACGTGCGCGCCACCGTCTCGGAGTACCGGGAGGTGTCGCTGCCGGCCGAGGTCGCGGGTGCGCGGGCCGCGCTGCGGGCGGCGGAGATCGAGGCCGACCTGCCGAACGCGGTCGACAACGTCCGCGCCGAGCTGCAGAGCACTTTCGGGTACGTGCTGCGCGAGGCGATCACCAACGTGGTGCGGCATTCCGGGGCGAAGCGGGTGTGCGTGCGCCTCGGCGTGGACTGGCTGGAGATCGAGGACGATGGCCGGGGAGGCGAGGAAGCGGTGGCGGGCAACGGATTGCGCGGCCTCTCCGAACGGGTGGCCGCGGCCGGCGGGACCGTGTGCGCGCAGCCGCGGCCCGGGGGAGGATGGCGCGTCCGGGCCGAGATCCCGGCACCGGGCGGAACCGCCGCCGCGGTGCGGGGCGAAACCGCGGGAGGATGGACGTGA
- a CDS encoding glycine--tRNA ligase yields the protein MPANTIDTVVSLCKRRGFVFPSGEIYGGTRSAWDYGPLGVELKDNIKRQWWKAMVQGREDVVGLDSSVILPRQVWVASGHVNVFTDPLIECLSCHKRFRADQLAEDFEARTGKPTAEDDLSEVPCPNCGTRGKYTEPRDFNMMLKTHLGPVETEEGLAYLRPETAQGIFVNFLNVQTASRRKPPFGIGQIGKSFRNEITPGNFIFRTREFEQMEMEFFVEPGEDETWHQYWIDTRTEWYTDLGIKPENLRHFEHPKEKLSHYAKRTVDIEYRFAFNAGQEWGELEGIANRTDFDLTTHSNHSGVDLSFFDQASGQRYRPFVIEPAAGVGRSMMAFLIDAYDEEEVPNAKGGTDKRTVLHLDPRLAPFKAAVLPLSRNADLSPKARDLAARLRKHWNVDFDDAQAIGRRYRRQDEIGTPYCVTVDFDSLEDQAVTVRERDSMTQERIAIDQVESYLASRLLGC from the coding sequence GTGCCCGCCAACACCATCGATACCGTCGTCAGTCTGTGCAAGCGCCGTGGCTTCGTCTTCCCGTCGGGAGAGATCTACGGCGGCACCAGGTCGGCGTGGGACTACGGGCCGCTCGGCGTGGAGCTGAAGGACAACATCAAGCGCCAGTGGTGGAAAGCCATGGTGCAGGGCCGCGAGGACGTGGTCGGCCTCGACTCCTCGGTGATCCTGCCGCGCCAGGTGTGGGTCGCCTCGGGGCACGTGAACGTGTTCACCGACCCGCTGATCGAATGCCTGTCCTGCCACAAGCGGTTCCGGGCCGACCAGCTCGCCGAGGACTTCGAGGCGCGCACCGGCAAGCCGACCGCCGAGGACGACCTGTCCGAGGTGCCGTGCCCGAACTGCGGCACCCGCGGCAAGTACACCGAACCGCGTGACTTCAACATGATGCTCAAGACCCACCTCGGCCCGGTGGAGACCGAGGAGGGCCTGGCCTACCTGCGCCCGGAGACCGCGCAGGGCATCTTCGTCAACTTCCTCAACGTGCAGACCGCCTCGCGCCGCAAGCCGCCGTTCGGCATCGGCCAGATCGGCAAGTCGTTCCGCAACGAGATCACCCCGGGCAACTTCATTTTCCGCACCCGCGAGTTCGAGCAGATGGAGATGGAGTTCTTCGTCGAACCGGGCGAGGACGAGACCTGGCACCAGTACTGGATCGACACCCGCACGGAGTGGTACACCGACCTCGGCATCAAGCCGGAGAACCTGCGGCATTTCGAGCACCCGAAGGAAAAGCTCTCGCATTACGCGAAGCGCACCGTCGACATCGAATACCGCTTCGCGTTCAACGCCGGGCAGGAATGGGGCGAGCTGGAGGGCATCGCCAACCGCACCGATTTCGACCTCACCACGCACTCCAACCACTCCGGCGTGGACCTGTCGTTCTTCGACCAGGCCTCCGGGCAGCGTTACCGCCCGTTCGTGATCGAGCCCGCGGCGGGGGTCGGCCGGTCGATGATGGCCTTCCTGATCGACGCCTACGACGAGGAAGAGGTGCCGAACGCCAAGGGCGGCACCGACAAGCGCACCGTGCTGCACCTGGACCCGCGGCTGGCCCCGTTCAAGGCCGCGGTGCTGCCCCTCTCGCGCAACGCCGACCTCTCGCCGAAGGCCCGCGATCTCGCCGCCCGGCTGCGCAAGCACTGGAACGTCGACTTCGACGACGCGCAGGCGATCGGCCGCCGGTACCGCCGCCAGGACGAGATCGGCACCCCGTACTGCGTCACGGTGGACTTCGACTCCCTGGAGGACCAGGCGGTCACCGTCCGCGAACGCGACAGCATGACCCAGGAGCGGATCGCGATCGACCAGGTGGAGTCCTACCTGGCCAGTCGTCTGCTCGGCTGCTGA
- a CDS encoding response regulator transcription factor, which produces MIRVLLADDQAMVRGALATVLGLEPDIEVVAQVGSGDEVVAAARRHAPDLALLDVQMPGMDGLSAAAALHEALPGCRVIICTTFGRPGYLARAMAAGAAGFVVKDAPPEQLVAAVRRVHSGLRVVDPALAAESLATGASTLTGREQDVLQAASDGATVSDIAKKLFLSEGTVRNHLSAAIGKTGARTRAEAVRLAEERGWL; this is translated from the coding sequence GTGATCCGGGTCCTGCTGGCCGACGATCAGGCGATGGTGCGCGGGGCGCTGGCCACGGTGCTCGGCCTGGAGCCGGACATCGAGGTGGTCGCCCAGGTCGGCAGCGGCGACGAGGTGGTCGCCGCGGCGCGGCGGCATGCCCCCGATCTGGCGCTGCTCGACGTGCAGATGCCCGGGATGGACGGGCTGAGCGCCGCCGCGGCGCTCCACGAGGCCCTGCCCGGCTGCCGGGTGATCATCTGCACCACCTTCGGCAGGCCCGGATACCTGGCCAGGGCGATGGCCGCGGGTGCGGCCGGGTTCGTGGTGAAGGACGCTCCGCCGGAACAGCTCGTGGCGGCCGTCCGCCGGGTCCACAGTGGACTCCGGGTGGTGGATCCGGCGCTCGCCGCGGAATCGCTGGCCACCGGCGCCAGCACGCTCACCGGCCGTGAGCAGGACGTGCTGCAGGCGGCCAGCGACGGCGCCACCGTCTCGGACATCGCGAAGAAGCTGTTCCTGTCGGAGGGCACCGTGCGCAATCACCTGTCCGCCGCGATCGGCAAGACCGGCGCGCGAACCCGCGCGGAGGCCGTCCGGCTGGCCGAGGAACGCGGGTGGCTCTAG
- a CDS encoding ArsR/SmtB family transcription factor, whose product MAAAGPGTTSGPSAASGPSAANGPGTASDPGAAGVRGVPDAAGSAAAAGSALEADGHEPGPSGGPPGSAVPTAALADAGELLRALAAPVRIAIVLQLREADRCVHELVDALDVAQPLISQHLRVLKTAGVVRGDRRGREVVYRLVDDHLAHIVVDAVTHVQEGK is encoded by the coding sequence GTGGCAGCAGCCGGTCCGGGTACGACGAGTGGTCCCAGTGCCGCAAGTGGTCCCAGCGCCGCGAATGGTCCCGGTACCGCAAGCGATCCCGGTGCGGCGGGCGTTCGGGGAGTCCCGGATGCCGCAGGTTCCGCAGCCGCCGCAGGTTCCGCGCTTGAGGCCGACGGCCACGAGCCCGGCCCGAGCGGCGGGCCCCCGGGATCCGCGGTCCCGACGGCCGCCCTAGCCGACGCGGGCGAGCTGCTGCGGGCACTCGCCGCCCCGGTGCGGATCGCCATCGTGCTGCAGCTGCGCGAGGCGGACCGGTGCGTCCACGAGCTGGTGGACGCGCTGGACGTCGCGCAACCGTTGATCAGCCAGCACCTGCGGGTGCTCAAGACGGCAGGCGTGGTGCGCGGTGACCGCCGCGGCCGCGAGGTCGTCTACCGGCTGGTGGACGACCACTTGGCGCACATCGTCGTCGATGCGGTGACCCACGTGCAGGAAGGGAAATGA
- a CDS encoding ABC transporter permease — MNVAYLSTEVRRLLRSPRFLMLVVAFPVLMFLLQATVFTSSSDPDHGRVVALLMINMMAFGAFGAGLTNGTKLTVERASGWQRQLRLTPLTGLQYLGGKALAGMLVVLPAVLLVPLIAFLAEGVHLAPLAWLRIILGVWLGALPLVLLGLLLGQLCTPESMQPVTMLLVLGVGFLGGLWLPLEAMAGWMQGVAHALPTYWMISLVRPVVTTQLVVGYPAALLALAAWTVGLGALVIRLYRKTSARV, encoded by the coding sequence ATGAACGTGGCATACCTGTCCACCGAGGTCCGCAGGCTGCTGCGGTCCCCGCGGTTCCTGATGCTCGTCGTGGCCTTCCCCGTACTGATGTTCCTGTTGCAGGCCACCGTGTTCACCTCATCGAGCGATCCGGATCACGGGCGTGTGGTGGCCCTGCTGATGATCAACATGATGGCGTTCGGCGCGTTCGGCGCCGGGCTGACCAACGGCACGAAGCTCACCGTCGAACGGGCCTCCGGCTGGCAGCGGCAGTTGAGGCTGACCCCGCTGACCGGTCTGCAGTACCTGGGTGGGAAGGCGCTGGCCGGGATGCTCGTCGTCCTGCCCGCGGTGCTGCTGGTGCCGCTGATCGCGTTCCTGGCCGAAGGAGTGCACCTCGCCCCGCTTGCCTGGCTGCGGATCATCCTGGGGGTCTGGCTCGGCGCGCTGCCGCTCGTCCTGCTCGGCCTGCTGCTGGGGCAGTTGTGCACTCCGGAGTCGATGCAGCCGGTGACCATGCTGCTGGTGCTGGGCGTGGGTTTCCTCGGCGGGCTGTGGCTGCCCTTGGAGGCGATGGCGGGCTGGATGCAGGGCGTGGCGCACGCGTTGCCGACGTACTGGATGATCAGCCTGGTCCGCCCGGTGGTGACCACGCAGCTGGTGGTCGGCTATCCCGCCGCGCTGCTCGCGCTGGCCGCCTGGACGGTCGGCTTGGGCGCGCTGGTGATCCGGCTCTACCGTAAGACCAGCGCCCGGGTCTGA
- a CDS encoding serpin family protein: MGLDSHLDLVLSVQRAAAGDGGDACFSPYSIAGALDLVARAANGRTADELRALLGEGQNELLRAAAEVGDRAELAVANTLWASDRITVDDAFLADLVARPGGKAETAPFATDPGGARELINADVDRTTHGLIPQLLPDGAIHADTRASLVNALYLKAGWRHPFPEQATAPAPFHSPGGPRDVPTMHLVETIGYADEDGWQVVTLPAQGGVEAVILLPGGDLSTAEAGLDGRFLKRLLDSPRRQKVRLSLPKISLDVRTDLDPALQQLGVCALFTPDADLTGLSPDRPLWVDSVLHQAVLRLDEQGLEGAAATAVQMRTMSLVVAEPVVVIVDRPFLLLVRHAATGVVYFSARVVRPA; the protein is encoded by the coding sequence ATGGGTCTCGACAGTCACCTCGACCTTGTGCTCTCGGTGCAGCGCGCGGCTGCGGGCGATGGTGGGGACGCGTGCTTCTCGCCGTACTCGATCGCGGGCGCGCTCGACCTGGTGGCACGCGCGGCGAACGGGCGGACCGCGGACGAGCTGCGGGCGTTGCTCGGCGAAGGCCAGAACGAGCTGTTGCGCGCGGCTGCCGAGGTCGGTGATCGGGCGGAACTCGCCGTGGCGAACACCCTGTGGGCTTCGGACCGCATCACCGTCGACGACGCGTTTCTCGCCGACCTCGTCGCCCGGCCCGGTGGCAAGGCCGAGACCGCGCCGTTCGCCACCGACCCCGGCGGCGCGCGTGAGCTGATCAACGCCGATGTCGACCGGACCACCCACGGCCTGATCCCGCAGCTGCTGCCGGACGGCGCGATCCACGCGGACACCCGCGCCAGCCTGGTCAACGCGCTCTACCTCAAGGCCGGCTGGCGGCATCCGTTCCCCGAGCAGGCCACCGCACCCGCGCCGTTCCACTCCCCGGGCGGCCCCCGCGACGTGCCGACGATGCACCTGGTAGAGACCATCGGCTACGCGGACGAGGACGGCTGGCAGGTCGTGACGCTCCCAGCACAGGGCGGTGTCGAAGCCGTGATCCTCCTGCCCGGCGGAGACCTGTCCACGGCCGAAGCGGGTCTCGACGGCCGGTTCCTGAAGCGCCTGCTGGACAGCCCGAGACGGCAGAAGGTCCGGCTCTCGCTGCCGAAGATCTCCCTCGACGTGCGCACCGATCTCGACCCGGCGTTGCAGCAGCTCGGCGTGTGCGCGCTGTTCACCCCGGACGCCGACCTGACGGGCCTCAGCCCGGACCGCCCGCTGTGGGTGGACAGCGTGCTGCACCAGGCCGTGCTGCGGCTCGACGAGCAGGGCCTGGAGGGTGCCGCGGCCACCGCGGTCCAGATGCGCACCATGTCGCTGGTCGTGGCCGAACCGGTGGTGGTCATCGTGGACCGGCCGTTCCTGCTGCTCGTGCGGCACGCGGCCACCGGCGTGGTGTACTTCTCCGCCCGGGTGGTGCGCCCGGCGTGA